GATCGAGCTGGCGCTGGTGAAGCTGTACCGCGCCACGCAGACTGAGCGCTACTGGAAGCTGGCTTTGTGGCTGCTGGAGGAGCGCGGTCATGGCCATGGCTCGGGCGCGATCTGGGACAATCCCGAATGGGGACCGGCCTATTGTCAGGACGATGTTCCCGTCCGCGAGATTAAGCAGGTCACCGGCCATGCCGTCCGTGCGGTGTATCTGTATACGGCCATGGCGGATATTGTCCATACTTCAGGAGATTCTGCTTATGCGGAGGCTCTGCACCGGGTCTGGACACATACGGTGGAGCGCAACATGTATGTAACGGGCGGCATCGGGCCGTCCAGGCACAATGAAGGCTTCACCTCCGATTATGACCTGCCCAATGAGACAGCCTATTGCGAGACCTGCGCCGCCATTGCCATGGTGTTCTGGAATCACCGGATGAATCTGACGTTCGGGGACGGTAAATATGCCGATGTCGTAGAACGGGAAATGTATAATGGCGCTTTGTCGGGCATCTCCCTGTCGGGGGATCAATATTTCTATGAGAACCCGCTGGCCTCCCAAGGCGGGCATCATCGTGTCCCATGGTTTGAAACCTCCTGCTGTCCGACCAATCTGGCCCGTTTTCTGCCATCCCTGGGCCAGTACGCCTATGCAGTTACAGAGGATGGCCTGGCGGTGAATCAATATATGAACAACGAAGCGGAGCTGGTGCTGGGCAGCGGGCTGGGCGTCAGGCTGAAGCTAAGTACACGGTATCCCTGGAAGGGCCGGATTGAGCTTGAAGTGAATCCTGCTGCAAATGCCCGCTTCAGTATCCGGCTGCGTGTGCCGCAGTGGTGCAGGGGATACCGGCTGGAGGCTGGGGGCATCAGTATCGGCGGCCCCGAAGCCCTGACCGATCAAGGGTATCTGGTGCTGGACCGGAACTGGACGCGGGGAGATAAGGTTGTGCTTGAGCTGGATATGCCCGTGAATATCGTACGGGCCAAGCCGGAGGTGGAGGCGGACAGAGGGCGGGTTGCCATGCAGCGGGGACCCGTTGTGTATTGTCTGGAGCAGGCGGACCATGTCGGGCGTTCCTATGATACCTTCTCCATTCCGGCCGGGGCTAAGTTCCGGGTGGAGCACCTGCCGGAGCTGCTGGGCGGGGTAACGGTGCTGCATAGCCGGGATGAAGACGGCAGGCCGCTCAGGTTCATCCCCTATTATGCCTGGGACAACAGAGCGCCCGGTTTCATGCAGGTCTGGATTCGGGAACCGGAAGGAAGCGGCCTGTACAGGTTTTGAATTCGCTAGTGCAGTGCAAAGGAGGAGATTCGCTTGCGCGGAATTACGAACCCGGTGATCCCGGGCTGGTATGCAGACCCGGAGGCCAGAACTTATGGGGGCAGGCATTATGTGTATGCCACCAGATCTTTTACGGAATATACCCGGCAGATGAATCTGGATGCCTTCAGTTCCGGGGATCTGGTTCATTGGACGACCCACGAGGGAATCATCGAAATGGGGGATTTCCCCTGGATCTGGAGAGCGGTATGGGCTCCGACCCAGATAGAACATAACGGCCATCATTATCTGGTCTTTGCCTCCAACGATATCCAGAAGGACGGCGAAGCCGGCGGGCTGGAGATTGCTGTTGCGGATGCTCCCGAAGGCCCTTACAGAGGGTATCTCCACCAGCCGCTGATCGGCAGATTCATTCACGGCGCACAGCCGATTGATGCTCATCTGTTCAAGGATGATGACGGTGCGATCTATCTGTATTACGGGGGCTGGGGGCATTGCAATGTGGCCCGGATGAATGAGGAGATGACGGGGTTTGTTCCGTTCCCGGACGGAGAGGTCATCCGGGCCATTACTCCGCCGGGTTATGTGGAGGGGCCGTGTATGATCAAGAAGGACGGCCTGTATTATCTGATGTGGTCAATGGGCGGGTGGACCAATGGGACCTACCGGGTCGCTTATGGTGTAAGCGTAAGTCCGCTGGGACCTTTCGCGAACCACGGGACGATTCTGGAGAGACAGGAGCCGGTGGCGGAAGGCCCCGGCCATCACGGATATCTGCATCTGCCCGCGCGGGATGAGTGGCTGATTGTCTATCACCGGAGAATTATCGGAGACCGTGAGCCGGGCAATCGTATGTTATGCATCGACAGACTGGAATTCGGTGCAGGCGTTATCAAGCCGGTAAGAATGACGGATAGTTGGTAAGGATGTCTGCGGCTTGGAGCTGAGCAGGAGCGTGCAGCCTGGAGATATGCAACTTGGTTCGCAGAAAACAGTGTCACCAGGGATACCTGCCCGATTACGCTCATACATTATAGACAGCATAGTTTGACTAATGGAGCGTGATGCCGGGTGTCTTATGGAGCGATGGAGGACCGGAGTGCGGGGAAGGCTTGGGATGCTGCACAAGCGGACCGTACCGGGCGGTTGGCTGCAAGGTACAGCTATCTGGAACGGGAAGGTCTGCTGCCGCTGCCGGTGCAGGGAGGCATTACGCTGGTGGTGGAGCTGCGGCATGCGCCGTGGTCGGGGGAGTGCCTGCGGCTGCTGCTTCAGCATTCCGGGCCAGCGGTGCGGGTGACTGCGGTTGCCATGACCGCTGATTTTCCGCTGCAAGCGTTGTCGGAGCAGTTCTCCGGGGAAGCGGGAATGCGGTTTCTGCCTTGCAGCGAGGGTGAGTATAGGGTGAATGAGGCCTTGGCTTATGCCGAGACCTCTTTTGCTGTACTGCTGGAGGACTGTGTCATGGTGGCTCCGGGCTGGCTAGGGCATCTGCTATGGCCGCCGATTGATGATCCTGCGGTGTTAGTTGTGGCTCCTTGCTCCTCCACGGAGCGGGGAGACGGGCAGCGGCAGCTGCATTTTGCCGGATATACTGAGCTGTCTGCTTACACGGCCCATACACAGGAGAAACAGCAAGGGGAATGGAGTGATGCGGAGGTTCTAACCGGTTCCTGCCTGCTTATAGCCACAGAGCTGCTGCTGAAGGTAGGCGGATTCGATGCTTCTCTGGGCGAACGCCGCCTGATCATCGCGGACTGGTGTCTGCGGGCCCGGATGCTGGGAGCGGAGCTTGCGCGCAGTGACTCGGGGTATGTTCATGTGCTGCATAGGCTGGAAGCGGACAGTGTGAAGGGGGGCGGCAGTGAAGTCCGGGGGAAGGGGGAACAGGCTTATCTGCAAAAATGGAATCTGCACAGCACTCCCTCCCCTGCGGGTACGCTCCAGATTCCCCGTGATCTCAAGGCCTGCCCTCAGCAGCCGGTCATTCCGCTTAGCCGGGATACGGTTGCCGCTGCGCTGGTTACAACGGTCGTGTATTTTGAAGAGAACTGGACGGCGGCGGATTCCCGCGAACGGCAGCAGATGCTTCAGGAGAGTCAGAGCTACGGGAATATCCGCTGGGTGTGGGTGAGGGACAGCTGGAGTCAGTCTTTTCCGGAATTTCCGGTGCATGAGCGGGATGCCGTTATTACCGTTCACGGCGAGAAGGCCTGGCTGCATGCGCTGGAGAATATTTCGGCACTTTACGGCAGTGAGATCATAGTCTACTTATCGGCTTCCGCGTCGTACGATAACCGCTATGTGGAGAGAATGGTTCGGGTTCTTCAGCATAGCCGGGCGGATCTGATGGTCAGTTCAGATGATAATGCTGCAGAATCCGGGCTGCCGCGCACAAGCGAAGGGATTCCGCAGGTTCTTCCGCTTGAACGCATTGCACACCGAAGCGGAAGAACACCGGGGAGGATTGTGAAGCGGGAGGGCCATCTCCGCAGTCTGGAGCTTGTGCCGGACCCGGGGTTGTCTATAGATTATGCAGGAGAGACAGCAGCAACGGGCGCTGGACCGGGCAGCCTTGATGAAGCCATGCCGGGGGAGGGCCGCTTATGAACTATATTGTGCTCAGCCGCACGGCTTGGGAGGATTATGAGTATAAAAGAATGCTGGAGCTCCTTCCGGAGCGCGGGGAGGTCTGCTTCACCGGAGCAATGACCCCGGTCCAGCAGCGGAGCAGCCAGGTCAGGTCTGTGACTCTGCCGGAACTGTACAAACTGAATCTCCAGGAATATACGCTGCTGGTCTCATCGCCTTACTGGCTACCGGATGTGCTGGCTCTACAGCCGGCTTATACTGTGGCTCTGCTGGAGTCTTGTCCAGCTGGGGAGGATGCTGCGCTGTGGGATAAATATAGTGCGTCTCTTGGAGCGCTGGCTGATCTTGCCGGCACCTCCTCGGAACGGATCTATCTGGAGCAGAATCTGCGCCGGGGCCAAATCGTCTATCTGAATGGAGATGAGCCGGTGTCCTACGGACTTCTCCGCCGGGGGGAGCGGCTGTATTTTCTCTCGGATGCTGAAGCGATCTGGAACAGGGCACTGACGAAATTATGGCAGTCACCTGATTCGGTGGATGACGGGGAGTCGTATCTGGATATCCAGCGCAGGCTCCGTACCCGTTTCTATCTCTCGATGTGCGCCAAGCTGCCCGGGGAGCCTTCGGTGTATTATTTAGCGGCTTCGTATTTATATCTGCAAGGAGATGAGACAGCTGCGCAGCTTCTGGCCCAATCTTTTGAGCTGATGCTGCTGCATGGTTATACGGAGTGTCTGCATTCACATTACCGGTTCTTCTCAGCGATGGAAGCGAAAAAGGGGAATCTTGCGCTTGCACTCCGGCAGTATGAGATTACGGCCTTTACTGAAGAGGAGCGGGCAAGGGTTACGCAGATGAAGCTATGGCTGCACGGGGGTGAGGTCCAGCAGGGGCTGCTCTGTGCAGAGCTTATGACAGTGAATGAAGACTACGCCGCAGCCATTGAACTATTGGGCCAGTTGCCTGGGCCGGAGGCAAAGCAGCGGCTGCTGCACAATTATACCGCCACCTTCCAGTGGGAGAAGGCGCTGCAGCTTCATCAGGAGCTGGCGGGGAAGGCAGGGGATACGGGAAGCAGCAGCGCCGCCGAAAGCACGGAAGGAAAAGTGGGGAATATGCAGGGAGCAAGCCCGGGAAGGGAGACTTCTTCTGCGGATGAGCTGGCAGAACGGATTGCCGGGCAGATGTCTGTGATTGAGGGGACCCTGCATCTCCTGTACGGCAGGCGCCATGAGGCTATCCGCAGCTTCCTGCGCTGCGCGGGTGCGGATCAGGGGGCCCGGCAGCTTTTTGCCGAAATGGCAGATCTGGAAGAAGCGGTGCAGAAGTTAAGAGGAGGGGCTGCGGGTGGCTGACCACAGGAATGAACCGCTGCGCAAGGCTTCCGGCAACCGGCTGACAGCGATGATGCAGGTGCGCAATGAAAGCGGCCGGTATCTGGAGCAGGTACTGCAGGAGCTGAGCGGATTTACCGATGAGATCGTCATTGTGGATGACGGCAGCACGGATGATACGGTGCGCGTGTGCCGCTCTTTTGCCAAGGTGAGCAAGGTGGTGACGCTGGAGCACTCCCTCTTCGGGCGGGAATGGGAGCTGCGCCAGACGCTCTGGGATCTGGCGGTATCCACGCGGCCGGACTGGCTTTTGTCGGTAGATGCCGATGAGTTCTATGAAGAGCGGGCCAAGCAGGAAATACGGCGTCTGATCGACCAGGATGTCTACGATTGGGTGGCCTTCCGGATGTATGATTTCTGGGGCGGCACGACCCATTACCGGGAAGATGAGCTCTGGAACCTTCATACGAAGCATACACGCACGCTGGTGCGATATCTGCCCGGCTTCTACTATTTCACCCCGCAGATGGATCATCATGTCCCCCGCCTGCCGCTATCGTATGCGGTGCTGCCGGGCTTCCTGGCCGAGCTGCGGGTGAAGCACTATGGCTGGGCCCTCGAGCCTGACGCGCTGCGCAACAAGTACGACCGCTACCTGGAGCTCGACCCCGAGGGCAAATGGGGAAGCCTGGAACAATACCGCTCCATTCTGGATGAGCATCCCCGGTTGGTGGAGTGGGGGGATTAGGGGGCTTGGTTGCTGTCCTACTCAATAGAATCGTACCTAGATGGACTAATAATAATTGAAGTATGAGGTAAAAGTTTCCAGACATTGGGACTGCGATCCTCAAGGTCTTTTTTAAATTGAGTTGAGGGGTGAAGTCTAGCGCAGCTTCAGACATTGTTATCTCTGTCATCCCCACTCTGAAGCGCAGACTTCACAAGCAGCAGCCACGGAATGCTGCCTATAGGGGGGAGGTTGCCCTGTGGGTGAACCTCCGCCGCAAGAAGCAGCATGTAATAACTGAGGCCAGTGATTGCAGCAATGCTCCCGGATTGGCGAAGTGTCTGTTCATCGGCAGACGTAAGCTGCGGGACCTGCCCGCAAGACTGGGCGATGGCTGCATAGAGCAGCCATTCCGCAGCATCAGCAGGAAGGCTATAGCGTTGTGATTGCTCGATGTAATCCGCACACCATTGCATTCTAAATGAAACAGGTGCATCCAGTAGTCCTCGCAGCAGCGGCAGAGGAAGTTTGCTCCAGAGAAAGCGTATAGTGCCGAAGGGTCTGCCAAGCAGGAGCAATGTGTCCCAAGCGCCTGCCTGAAGGAGCAGTTGTGCTGCGTAAGAATAATCTGCAAAGCTTAGCGGTGTGTCTGCGCGGTGTTCCGAATCGGCCAAGCTGCCGGTATGAGGGGGACGAGTGGAGCATCCTGCCGCAGCGATTCCGCCGCTGCGGCAGGACAGGGCCCACAGATAGCCGGATACCCAAGGGTTATCCGGCGCATCTCTCTGCATCCGCGCAAGCTCGGCGGATGCAGCCCCGGGCTGTTCCGGGTCCCGGAACAGCGTCCCCAGCAGCACCTGAAGCACCTGCCGGATATTCTCCGGCAGATGCGGTGCTGCGAGAAGCGCCGCCAGCCATGGGGCGGCGCGGGCATTGAGTGCGGCAGGCACCAGCCTGCTCAGCACTCGCCGGGGCAGGGCAGGGAGCAGCTGACGCGTGAACACCGTCAGCTGCTCCGCTTGCCCGGACAGCAGGCACAGCGTGGCCAGCTGCTCCCAAGCGGCAAGATCGTCAGGCGAGCAGCCGGTCGCCTGCCTGTAATGCTCCATGGCTTCCTCGTAGAGGAAGAGCCGCTCGCAGACCCGTCCAGCAGATACGCGGGTGCGGTAGGCTCCGCTTCCGGAGGAGGAAGGGTATTTGTGCGCGGTATCCCCGCTGTCCAGCGCCTGCAGCAGCAGAGGGTACGCCCGCCATACCTGCCCTTGCTCCATGAGCAGCCCCGCATAGCTCTCCAGCAAATCGGTGAAATCTGCGTACAGCCCAATCCCCGCCTGATAGACAGACTCCGCGTCCGCAGGCCGCCCGCCCGCTTGGAGCGCAAAGGCTGTCTTGAGATACAGGTCAGGGGTATACCCGGAGTCTGGCGGAGCTTCCTCTAATAGTGGCAATAGAAGATCTGCCGCCGCCTGATATTGTCCCTGCTGGTAATATTCTGTGCCCAGTGCGTACCGCAGAGGAACGCTGTCCGGTTCAAGCCGCAGAGCAGCGTGGATCAGCTCCAGATTTCGGCTGGCTTTATTTTTGCGCTGAAGCTCATCATCCAGATAGCCGTAGTGATGGACAGGCAGACGGGCATAAGCGATATGTCCTCCGGGGAGGCTCCAGATGCTGGAGGCCGCCTCTTCATGAATGCTCCCGCGAAAATAGATGCGTGAATCATTACGGAACAGCCGGCACACATTGTCTGTCACGTATTCGCGCCTGGAGCCCTCCCCCACGTAATGGATAAAAGGCAGGAAATACCCGTCCGCACGCTCCGATTCCAGCAGAAACTCCAATGCCTCCACCTTCCAGTCAGCAAGGGCTTCATCTGCATCCAGCACCAGAATCCAGCCATAGGAGGCCAGCTGTAGGGTATGATTACGGGCTTTGGAGAAATCATGCTCCCAGGGCAACCGGATCACCCGGGCACCGAACCTGCGGGCGATAGCCCTACTGTTATCCTCTGATCCGGTATCTGCGATGATGATCTCCGAGACCATACCCTGAACAGACCGCAGGCATTGCTCCAGATGCTGCGCCTCATTCCTGACGATCATGCAGAGCGAGATTCCGGGAGTATCCATGGTCTGTAAGCTCCTCTCTAACAGTATCTGATTGAAAAAGTGGGAGTGCAACACAAACAGGTATACTCCTGACGGACTGGAGAGCCGTTATTTCCCCAAAATCAGCACTTTTTACGGAGTGGCGGACTGAGAGGACCCTAATGTCTCTCTAACCGATGATTTTGGACAGCA
The sequence above is a segment of the Paenibacillus sp. FSL R7-0204 genome. Coding sequences within it:
- a CDS encoding glycoside hydrolase family 127 protein codes for the protein MAEQQAEIHAWQGVSFTRVTINDEFWRPRLKVLRQTTLPDCLSKCEETGRINNFAKAAGLLEGHYEGKYYNDSDVYKVLEGVAYALMSERDAALEAEADRIIGLISAAQEEDGYLCAYFTLENPQGKWTDMEKHEMYNGGHLIEAAVAYYEATGKRVLLEVACRLADHYDRVFGPSKRHWVEGHEEIELALVKLYRATQTERYWKLALWLLEERGHGHGSGAIWDNPEWGPAYCQDDVPVREIKQVTGHAVRAVYLYTAMADIVHTSGDSAYAEALHRVWTHTVERNMYVTGGIGPSRHNEGFTSDYDLPNETAYCETCAAIAMVFWNHRMNLTFGDGKYADVVEREMYNGALSGISLSGDQYFYENPLASQGGHHRVPWFETSCCPTNLARFLPSLGQYAYAVTEDGLAVNQYMNNEAELVLGSGLGVRLKLSTRYPWKGRIELEVNPAANARFSIRLRVPQWCRGYRLEAGGISIGGPEALTDQGYLVLDRNWTRGDKVVLELDMPVNIVRAKPEVEADRGRVAMQRGPVVYCLEQADHVGRSYDTFSIPAGAKFRVEHLPELLGGVTVLHSRDEDGRPLRFIPYYAWDNRAPGFMQVWIREPEGSGLYRF
- a CDS encoding glycoside hydrolase family 43 protein; protein product: MRGITNPVIPGWYADPEARTYGGRHYVYATRSFTEYTRQMNLDAFSSGDLVHWTTHEGIIEMGDFPWIWRAVWAPTQIEHNGHHYLVFASNDIQKDGEAGGLEIAVADAPEGPYRGYLHQPLIGRFIHGAQPIDAHLFKDDDGAIYLYYGGWGHCNVARMNEEMTGFVPFPDGEVIRAITPPGYVEGPCMIKKDGLYYLMWSMGGWTNGTYRVAYGVSVSPLGPFANHGTILERQEPVAEGPGHHGYLHLPARDEWLIVYHRRIIGDREPGNRMLCIDRLEFGAGVIKPVRMTDSW
- a CDS encoding glycosyltransferase family 2 protein gives rise to the protein MSYGAMEDRSAGKAWDAAQADRTGRLAARYSYLEREGLLPLPVQGGITLVVELRHAPWSGECLRLLLQHSGPAVRVTAVAMTADFPLQALSEQFSGEAGMRFLPCSEGEYRVNEALAYAETSFAVLLEDCVMVAPGWLGHLLWPPIDDPAVLVVAPCSSTERGDGQRQLHFAGYTELSAYTAHTQEKQQGEWSDAEVLTGSCLLIATELLLKVGGFDASLGERRLIIADWCLRARMLGAELARSDSGYVHVLHRLEADSVKGGGSEVRGKGEQAYLQKWNLHSTPSPAGTLQIPRDLKACPQQPVIPLSRDTVAAALVTTVVYFEENWTAADSRERQQMLQESQSYGNIRWVWVRDSWSQSFPEFPVHERDAVITVHGEKAWLHALENISALYGSEIIVYLSASASYDNRYVERMVRVLQHSRADLMVSSDDNAAESGLPRTSEGIPQVLPLERIAHRSGRTPGRIVKREGHLRSLELVPDPGLSIDYAGETAATGAGPGSLDEAMPGEGRL
- a CDS encoding glycosyltransferase, producing MADHRNEPLRKASGNRLTAMMQVRNESGRYLEQVLQELSGFTDEIVIVDDGSTDDTVRVCRSFAKVSKVVTLEHSLFGREWELRQTLWDLAVSTRPDWLLSVDADEFYEERAKQEIRRLIDQDVYDWVAFRMYDFWGGTTHYREDELWNLHTKHTRTLVRYLPGFYYFTPQMDHHVPRLPLSYAVLPGFLAELRVKHYGWALEPDALRNKYDRYLELDPEGKWGSLEQYRSILDEHPRLVEWGD
- a CDS encoding glycosyltransferase family 2 protein produces the protein MDTPGISLCMIVRNEAQHLEQCLRSVQGMVSEIIIADTGSEDNSRAIARRFGARVIRLPWEHDFSKARNHTLQLASYGWILVLDADEALADWKVEALEFLLESERADGYFLPFIHYVGEGSRREYVTDNVCRLFRNDSRIYFRGSIHEEAASSIWSLPGGHIAYARLPVHHYGYLDDELQRKNKASRNLELIHAALRLEPDSVPLRYALGTEYYQQGQYQAAADLLLPLLEEAPPDSGYTPDLYLKTAFALQAGGRPADAESVYQAGIGLYADFTDLLESYAGLLMEQGQVWRAYPLLLQALDSGDTAHKYPSSSGSGAYRTRVSAGRVCERLFLYEEAMEHYRQATGCSPDDLAAWEQLATLCLLSGQAEQLTVFTRQLLPALPRRVLSRLVPAALNARAAPWLAALLAAPHLPENIRQVLQVLLGTLFRDPEQPGAASAELARMQRDAPDNPWVSGYLWALSCRSGGIAAAGCSTRPPHTGSLADSEHRADTPLSFADYSYAAQLLLQAGAWDTLLLLGRPFGTIRFLWSKLPLPLLRGLLDAPVSFRMQWCADYIEQSQRYSLPADAAEWLLYAAIAQSCGQVPQLTSADEQTLRQSGSIAAITGLSYYMLLLAAEVHPQGNLPPIGSIPWLLLVKSALQSGDDRDNNV